One part of the Halostagnicola larsenii XH-48 genome encodes these proteins:
- a CDS encoding ATP-binding protein, with translation MNRFVNRDEELSRLRGCYESDEAEMVVIFGRRRLGKTQLVQHSLSDRDDAVIYQATETTSQIQLDEFVDVASESFPGITQIKQNWEALLGYLGEQDGIVVLDEFPYLVDADDSLPSVIQRLWDQRLQNTAGTLILVGSSISMMEEATLLGNSPLYGRFTQKLDLRPLEFSATREFLPEDYTPEERIFTWGIFGGIPYYLDGIDLGQNLEKVLTDEVLSQKGYLHNEPEYVLRTELTDPNRYFAILTAIAAGKTTSNEIAQAVGIDGKQISTYTQKLERLRLIEREVPITEEKAKSRRGRYRILDPLFRFWFRFVYGKEDRYERLGEDVYEAVIKPELPDFVSPEFETLCQQMLPELYPEETFIDLGRWWYKEHEVDVVGFTADGTMTVGECKFTNSPLDYSALSTLEDHAAEIRWTPNTGDVETKYALFTRSGATRSVQEAVSERDDLRLFDLEDITQLSE, from the coding sequence ATGAACCGCTTCGTGAATCGGGACGAAGAACTCTCGCGACTTCGCGGATGCTACGAGTCGGACGAGGCCGAGATGGTCGTCATCTTCGGACGGCGACGACTCGGAAAGACACAGCTAGTCCAACACTCACTCTCTGACCGGGACGACGCCGTCATATATCAGGCTACGGAGACCACTTCGCAGATACAACTCGACGAGTTTGTCGACGTGGCATCCGAGAGTTTTCCCGGAATCACACAGATCAAGCAAAACTGGGAGGCGCTACTCGGCTACCTCGGAGAACAAGATGGAATCGTCGTTCTCGACGAATTCCCGTATCTCGTTGACGCCGACGACAGTCTTCCCTCGGTCATTCAGCGGTTGTGGGATCAGCGATTACAGAACACCGCGGGAACGCTCATCCTGGTCGGGTCGTCGATCAGTATGATGGAAGAAGCAACGCTTTTGGGCAACAGTCCGCTCTACGGCCGATTCACTCAGAAGCTCGACCTTCGCCCCCTTGAGTTTAGTGCGACACGGGAGTTCCTTCCGGAGGACTACACTCCTGAGGAGCGAATATTCACATGGGGTATCTTCGGTGGCATTCCATACTACCTCGATGGCATCGATCTGGGTCAAAATCTCGAGAAAGTCCTCACAGACGAGGTGCTCTCGCAGAAAGGCTATCTCCACAACGAGCCGGAGTACGTGCTCCGAACCGAACTTACAGATCCGAACCGGTACTTCGCGATCCTCACTGCGATTGCAGCGGGGAAGACGACATCAAACGAGATTGCCCAAGCGGTGGGAATCGACGGCAAGCAAATTTCGACGTACACGCAGAAGTTAGAGCGATTGCGGCTCATTGAGCGTGAGGTCCCGATCACCGAAGAGAAAGCAAAGTCACGCCGTGGCCGGTATCGAATTCTCGATCCCCTGTTCCGGTTCTGGTTCCGCTTCGTCTATGGAAAGGAAGATCGGTACGAACGGCTCGGTGAAGACGTCTACGAGGCAGTCATCAAACCGGAACTTCCGGACTTCGTAAGTCCGGAGTTCGAGACGCTCTGTCAGCAGATGCTTCCAGAGCTATACCCCGAGGAGACATTTATTGATCTCGGCCGCTGGTGGTATAAGGAACACGAGGTTGATGTCGTCGGCTTCACCGCAGACGGGACGATGACTGTGGGAGAGTGTAAGTTCACGAATTCACCGCTGGACTACAGCGCACTCTCCACACTCGAAGATCACGCTGCGGAAATCCGCTGGACACCGAATACCGGTGACGTCGAGACCAAATACGCATTGTTTACACGAAGTGGTGCGACTCGATCCGTACAGGAGGCGGTGTCGGAACGTGATGATCTGCGACTATTCGATCTTGAAGATATCACACAACTGAGTGAGTGA
- a CDS encoding HD domain-containing protein has product MPSRLGSLARELSLPYYEDAFPAHDIFHAKRVRDISLRLADEHPDSVDREVLASAAWFHDIGRPLERIGEIDDHDEWAANEATTLLENEDVTTRRITAIEHCLRAHSIRASSPDPETIEAKLLFDADKLDATGAVGIVRLACIIGERSGRTGNQYAVIDDKTTLSVDHAEVPDIDLVYEWARERLDALQTDPGRRLGESRWDFMENFFTQFTHEIDAGPKK; this is encoded by the coding sequence ATGCCTTCCAGATTAGGCTCCCTTGCCCGAGAGTTGTCGCTCCCATACTATGAGGACGCCTTCCCCGCACACGATATTTTCCATGCGAAACGAGTACGTGATATCTCACTCCGGCTTGCGGACGAGCACCCTGACAGTGTTGACCGAGAAGTGCTGGCTTCAGCAGCGTGGTTTCACGATATCGGGCGTCCACTCGAACGCATCGGGGAAATTGACGACCACGACGAATGGGCGGCTAACGAAGCCACAACCCTTCTTGAGAATGAAGACGTGACAACCCGCCGGATCACAGCTATCGAGCACTGTCTGCGGGCACACAGCATCCGGGCGAGCTCTCCTGACCCAGAAACTATCGAGGCTAAATTGCTCTTCGATGCTGATAAGCTGGATGCGACTGGCGCTGTCGGAATCGTTCGACTCGCCTGTATCATCGGTGAGCGCTCAGGGCGCACTGGTAATCAGTATGCAGTTATAGATGACAAAACGACACTTAGCGTAGATCACGCCGAAGTGCCGGATATCGATCTCGTATACGAGTGGGCACGTGAGCGCCTTGATGCGTTGCAGACTGACCCAGGCCGACGCCTTGGAGAGTCACGATGGGACTTTATGGAGAACTTCTTTACTCAGTTCACTCACGAAATTGATGCAGGCCCAAAAAAGTAA
- the dhaK gene encoding dihydroxyacetone kinase subunit DhaK, translating to MKKLINDPENVVDEMLDGMVSAYPDQLRRLDGTNVLVRNDAPVDDKVGIVSGGGSGHEPTHAGYLGDGMLDGAAAGEVFTSPTADEINEMIQACDAGEGVLCVVKNYEGDVMNFDTAAEMAAMEDVDVEQVVVNDDVAVEDSTYTSGRRGVCGTIFVHKVAGAAAERGEDLDEVRRVAEKAVDNVGTMGMALTSCVTPEKGEPTFDLGDDEIELGIGIHGEPGVERTDMMDADEIAAALTTAVLEDVEPEGEVATIVNGMGGTPLSELFIVNRAVQDLLEDEGIETWNTWVGEYMTSLEMAGCSVTVLDLDDELKGLLSDSANTPAFKV from the coding sequence ATGAAGAAGCTTATCAATGACCCGGAAAACGTAGTAGACGAGATGCTCGACGGGATGGTCTCGGCGTACCCGGACCAACTGCGTCGACTGGACGGGACGAACGTACTCGTTCGGAATGACGCCCCCGTCGACGACAAGGTCGGGATCGTCAGCGGCGGTGGGAGCGGCCACGAGCCGACCCACGCCGGCTATCTCGGCGACGGGATGCTTGACGGCGCGGCGGCGGGGGAGGTGTTCACGTCGCCGACCGCCGACGAGATCAACGAGATGATCCAGGCCTGCGACGCCGGCGAGGGCGTTCTCTGCGTCGTCAAGAACTATGAAGGCGACGTGATGAACTTCGATACCGCGGCCGAGATGGCTGCGATGGAGGACGTCGACGTCGAGCAAGTCGTCGTCAACGACGACGTCGCCGTGGAGGACTCCACGTACACGTCCGGTCGACGCGGCGTCTGCGGCACGATCTTCGTCCACAAGGTAGCGGGGGCGGCAGCGGAGCGCGGCGAGGACCTCGACGAGGTCCGGCGCGTCGCGGAAAAAGCCGTCGACAACGTCGGGACCATGGGAATGGCGCTCACCTCGTGCGTCACCCCGGAGAAGGGCGAGCCGACGTTCGACCTCGGCGACGACGAGATCGAGCTTGGTATCGGCATCCACGGCGAACCCGGCGTCGAGCGCACCGACATGATGGACGCCGACGAGATCGCCGCGGCGCTAACGACGGCGGTCCTCGAGGACGTCGAACCCGAGGGGGAGGTCGCCACGATCGTCAACGGGATGGGCGGCACGCCGCTGTCGGAACTGTTCATCGTCAACAGGGCGGTACAGGACCTCCTGGAAGACGAGGGCATAGAGACGTGGAATACCTGGGTGGGGGAGTACATGACGTCGCTCGAGATGGCCGGCTGCTCGGTGACGGTCCTCGACCTCGACGACGAGCTCAAGGGTCTACTGAGCGACTCGGCGAATACGCCGGCGTTCAAGGTGTGA
- the dhaM gene encoding dihydroxyacetone kinase phosphoryl donor subunit DhaM: protein MIGLLVVSHSGKAAEGIRDIALEMGGDDARIEAVGGDPDGGIGTSVDDISAALERLADETDGVVVIVDLGSAVMNAEVAIESVDDVECVVVDAPLLEGTLNAAVEASSPNATLDSVERAAAEVVDLFE from the coding sequence ATGATCGGACTACTCGTCGTCTCTCACAGCGGTAAAGCTGCAGAAGGTATCAGGGACATCGCCCTCGAGATGGGCGGCGACGACGCCCGGATCGAGGCCGTCGGCGGCGACCCCGACGGCGGGATCGGAACCTCGGTCGACGACATCAGCGCGGCGCTGGAGCGACTCGCCGACGAGACCGACGGCGTGGTCGTCATCGTCGACCTCGGCAGCGCCGTCATGAACGCGGAGGTGGCTATCGAATCCGTCGACGACGTCGAGTGCGTCGTGGTCGACGCGCCGCTTCTCGAGGGGACGCTCAACGCGGCCGTCGAGGCGTCGAGCCCGAACGCGACCCTCGACTCCGTCGAGCGGGCCGCGGCCGAAGTGGTCGATCTCTTCGAATAG
- a CDS encoding winged helix-turn-helix domain-containing protein, protein MTETWDDVNEQVKADWKAETTPFERVYEIVEQTHDGQSAAEVADRALVSEPTARRHCKTLVNTGFAETEQDGQTTLYKRNSDRILMSRIRELREEITRPELLDSIKEMKTEIRRYEDRYDVVSPEELAQQLDADETEGWDDLTAWRTTRQNLAVAQAALAFDEASHQLAV, encoded by the coding sequence ATGACCGAGACGTGGGATGACGTCAACGAGCAGGTCAAAGCAGACTGGAAAGCAGAGACCACGCCGTTCGAGCGGGTGTACGAAATCGTCGAACAAACCCACGACGGGCAGTCGGCCGCCGAGGTCGCCGACCGTGCCCTCGTGAGCGAGCCGACGGCCCGCCGCCACTGCAAGACGCTCGTGAACACCGGGTTCGCCGAAACGGAACAGGACGGCCAAACAACGCTATACAAGCGAAACAGCGACCGAATTTTAATGTCCCGGATCCGTGAGCTGCGTGAGGAGATCACTCGGCCGGAGTTGCTCGACAGCATCAAGGAGATGAAAACCGAGATCCGGCGCTACGAGGACCGCTACGACGTAGTGTCACCGGAAGAACTCGCCCAGCAACTCGACGCCGACGAGACGGAGGGCTGGGACGACCTGACGGCGTGGCGAACGACGCGGCAGAATCTCGCCGTCGCGCAAGCAGCACTCGCCTTCGACGAGGCCAGCCACCAGCTCGCTGTATGA
- a CDS encoding glycoside hydrolase family 68 protein: protein MADQDQTELSRRTVLRTTGAIGAAGLGLSIGTGTGAAVEMGEASAWTREHANSIELTDDLTAPVIDENPDVISDDYWIWDTWPLRYRDGSIAKIHGWQVVFSLTASKDLVPGARHNEATIRYFYSRNGHDWTEGGTAFENPLGHHQWAGSAMYDHEQDQIYHFYTATSPEPEFRQRLALGKGASLETGPHGVDLVGDQEHVIMAEADGELYQTLEQSRDQGIVYAFRDPWYFRHPETGEDMVVFEGNTPTDGEDPSDPRSYNGNVGIAWATNDELTEWELLPPNLEAIEVNQQLERPHYVLQDGKWYLFVLSHEFTFAPGLWGPDALYGFVADSLYGDYEPLNESGLVIANPEAAPFQGYSWLAMPQGNDVLVESFENFRGLDDTSRGEIGLDEVGFLPAEEQKELFGGTLAPSLKVQLDGTETRVVAELNDGHFIPSGGSPNENGNGRGR from the coding sequence ATGGCGGATCAGGACCAGACAGAGCTGAGCAGACGTACCGTCCTTAGAACGACCGGCGCGATCGGTGCAGCCGGTCTCGGGCTGTCGATCGGGACTGGCACCGGGGCTGCCGTCGAGATGGGTGAGGCAAGCGCGTGGACGCGAGAGCACGCGAACAGCATCGAACTCACGGACGACCTGACGGCGCCGGTGATCGACGAAAATCCCGACGTGATCTCGGACGACTACTGGATCTGGGACACGTGGCCGCTTCGGTACCGCGACGGTTCGATTGCGAAGATTCACGGCTGGCAGGTTGTCTTCTCTCTCACAGCGTCGAAGGACCTCGTGCCGGGTGCTCGCCACAATGAGGCGACGATCCGGTACTTCTATTCCCGGAACGGCCATGATTGGACCGAGGGCGGGACGGCATTCGAGAACCCACTCGGTCATCATCAGTGGGCTGGCTCTGCGATGTACGACCACGAACAGGACCAGATCTACCACTTCTACACCGCAACCAGTCCCGAGCCGGAGTTCCGCCAGCGACTCGCGCTCGGCAAAGGTGCGTCGCTCGAGACCGGCCCGCACGGCGTCGACCTGGTCGGAGACCAGGAGCACGTCATCATGGCCGAGGCCGACGGCGAACTCTACCAGACCTTAGAGCAGTCCCGGGACCAGGGCATCGTCTATGCGTTCCGCGACCCGTGGTACTTCCGGCACCCCGAGACGGGCGAAGACATGGTCGTCTTCGAGGGCAACACGCCCACGGACGGCGAGGACCCGAGCGATCCGCGGAGTTACAACGGGAACGTCGGGATAGCGTGGGCGACGAACGACGAACTCACCGAGTGGGAGTTGCTCCCGCCGAACCTGGAGGCCATCGAGGTCAATCAACAGCTCGAGCGTCCTCATTACGTCCTCCAGGACGGGAAGTGGTACCTGTTCGTGCTGAGCCACGAGTTTACGTTCGCACCCGGCCTCTGGGGGCCTGATGCACTGTACGGGTTCGTCGCCGACTCGCTATACGGCGACTACGAGCCGCTCAATGAGAGCGGATTGGTCATCGCAAACCCCGAGGCGGCGCCATTCCAGGGCTACTCCTGGTTAGCAATGCCTCAGGGTAACGACGTCCTCGTCGAGAGCTTCGAGAACTTCCGCGGCCTCGACGACACCTCCCGGGGCGAGATCGGTCTCGACGAAGTCGGATTCTTACCAGCCGAGGAACAGAAGGAGCTGTTCGGTGGTACCCTCGCCCCGAGCCTGAAAGTCCAACTCGACGGCACCGAGACGCGGGTCGTCGCCGAACTCAACGATGGCCACTTTATCCCGTCGGGCGGCAGTCCAAACGAAAACGGCAACGGACGCGGCCGGTAA
- a CDS encoding orc1/cdc6 family replication initiation protein, which yields MIVDQDALELKKATTTELIVHRNSEINTLLSIFEPVTNGHQTSGAFIYGPPGLGKTCAANVLLNEIRRLLLLKMG from the coding sequence ATGATCGTGGACCAGGACGCTCTCGAGCTGAAAAAAGCAACCACCACGGAGTTAATTGTCCATCGAAACAGCGAGATCAACACGCTATTGAGTATTTTCGAACCTGTGACGAACGGCCACCAGACTAGCGGTGCGTTCATCTATGGACCGCCGGGTTTAGGCAAGACCTGTGCCGCAAACGTACTTCTCAATGAGATCCGGAGACTACTGTTACTGAAGATGGGATAG
- a CDS encoding type II toxin-antitoxin system HicB family antitoxin, producing the protein MSTDIGSNGALEPETTITLTEEGEWWVATDEATGVTSQGKTRTEALENLDEAVAGYNGEGREPTDAELRNLDVDPEQNVSGESLPEEFQ; encoded by the coding sequence GTGAGCACTGATATTGGCTCGAACGGTGCCCTCGAGCCCGAGACGACGATCACGCTCACCGAGGAAGGCGAGTGGTGGGTCGCAACGGACGAAGCGACCGGCGTCACCAGTCAGGGCAAGACACGAACGGAAGCGCTCGAAAACCTCGACGAAGCGGTCGCTGGTTACAACGGTGAGGGCCGAGAGCCAACAGACGCGGAACTCCGGAACCTCGATGTCGATCCCGAACAGAACGTCTCTGGGGAATCACTGCCAGAGGAATTTCAGTAG
- the dhaL gene encoding dihydroxyacetone kinase subunit DhaL, whose product MASRETECEAILEAVDRIAARIESEKKHLTDLDSAIGDADHGANLDRGFKAVVETLDQKEDADAQDLVKTVGTALISEVGGASGPLYGGSCMHASQELEAGITAETTVAFAEAYLEKLQDRGGAEVGDKTMVDALTPAVHTYKKSIEVDDLPPLEALAKAVDGAERGVEYTVPLKAAKGRASYLGWRSVGHQDPGATSTLLILEELLATAEEYLDGDVDVDATSPTIPDEDPEEVEE is encoded by the coding sequence ATGGCTTCTCGAGAGACGGAGTGCGAAGCGATTCTGGAAGCGGTCGACCGGATCGCCGCCCGGATAGAGTCGGAGAAAAAGCACCTGACCGACCTCGACTCGGCGATCGGCGACGCCGACCACGGGGCGAACCTCGACCGAGGGTTCAAAGCCGTAGTCGAAACGCTCGATCAGAAGGAGGACGCCGACGCGCAGGACCTGGTGAAGACGGTGGGCACGGCGCTTATTTCCGAGGTCGGGGGGGCGTCAGGACCGCTCTACGGCGGCTCCTGTATGCACGCGAGTCAGGAACTCGAAGCGGGGATCACCGCCGAAACGACCGTCGCGTTCGCCGAAGCCTACCTCGAGAAGCTACAGGACAGGGGCGGTGCCGAGGTCGGCGACAAGACGATGGTCGACGCGCTGACGCCGGCGGTTCACACTTACAAGAAGTCGATCGAAGTGGACGACCTCCCCCCGCTGGAGGCGCTGGCGAAAGCCGTCGACGGGGCCGAACGGGGCGTCGAGTACACTGTCCCGCTCAAAGCGGCCAAGGGCCGCGCCTCCTATCTCGGCTGGCGATCCGTCGGTCACCAGGATCCCGGCGCGACGAGCACGCTACTGATTCTGGAGGAACTGCTCGCCACCGCCGAGGAGTACCTCGACGGCGATGTCGACGTCGACGCAACGTCGCCGACGATCCCCGACGAGGATCCGGAGGAGGTGGAGGAGTAA
- the ptsP gene encoding phosphoenolpyruvate--protein phosphotransferase, which translates to MTELGGVGVTPRTGHGIARWHDRTIDLGEPPAPETVDPGDELAAFERARDAARAALERELDRASERVGEAEAEIFDAHIQFLDDPQITDGVESAIEDGLPATHAVRETFDGFVDQFEGMDGRMAERADDLRDVRDRLLRLLVDDESATEPSQADGPDADERIVLLADRLTPSDTANLDPDRVAGIVTKAGGRTSHAAILARSLAIPAIIQVGDALETIADGDHVLVDGEDGRIVVDPDDEALAATAESGPEIREGPVETTDGKHVEVAANLGGTGELTPAVESGADGVGLFRTEFLFLDRETPPTEDEQYDAVTDVLDAFVGDRVVVRTLDIGGDKPVPYLELPEESNPFLGERGIRLSLDRHRDLFETQLRALLRAAASEHGDGLAVMVPLVSTIPELEGALEAVDDVAADLADEGIEHARPELGVMIETPAAVLCADQVAERVEFLSIGTNDLTQYVMAVDRESEALADLHDPLHPPVLRAIRRTVEAGRAEDAWVGMCGEMAGDPDLTELLVGLGLDELSMSAVTVPAVKRRIEETSTDEAEDLAERALEAETRDEVRSLL; encoded by the coding sequence ATGACCGAACTCGGTGGCGTCGGCGTCACGCCGCGCACCGGACACGGGATCGCCCGCTGGCACGACAGGACGATCGACCTGGGTGAGCCCCCGGCGCCCGAGACCGTCGACCCGGGCGACGAACTGGCGGCGTTCGAGCGAGCGCGCGACGCGGCGCGAGCGGCCCTCGAACGCGAACTGGACCGCGCCAGCGAGCGCGTCGGCGAGGCCGAAGCCGAAATCTTCGACGCCCACATCCAGTTCCTCGACGACCCCCAGATCACCGACGGCGTCGAGTCGGCGATCGAGGACGGCCTGCCGGCGACCCACGCCGTGCGGGAGACCTTCGACGGGTTCGTCGACCAGTTCGAGGGGATGGACGGGCGGATGGCCGAGCGCGCCGACGACCTGCGGGACGTCCGCGACAGGCTACTGCGCCTGCTGGTCGACGACGAGAGCGCCACGGAGCCGTCCCAGGCCGATGGGCCGGACGCCGACGAGCGGATCGTCCTGCTGGCCGATCGACTGACGCCCAGCGACACTGCCAATCTCGACCCGGACCGGGTAGCGGGCATCGTCACGAAGGCCGGCGGGCGGACTTCTCACGCGGCCATCCTCGCGCGCTCGCTCGCCATCCCGGCGATCATCCAGGTCGGAGACGCGCTCGAGACGATCGCCGACGGCGACCACGTGCTCGTCGACGGCGAGGACGGTCGAATCGTGGTCGATCCCGACGACGAGGCGCTCGCGGCGACAGCGGAGTCAGGCCCCGAGATTCGCGAGGGGCCGGTCGAGACGACCGACGGGAAACACGTCGAGGTGGCCGCGAACCTCGGCGGGACGGGCGAACTGACGCCGGCAGTCGAGAGCGGCGCCGACGGCGTCGGCCTGTTCCGCACGGAGTTCCTGTTTCTCGACCGGGAGACGCCCCCTACCGAGGACGAGCAGTACGACGCCGTGACCGACGTCCTCGACGCATTTGTCGGCGACCGGGTCGTCGTCCGAACGCTCGACATCGGCGGGGACAAGCCGGTCCCGTACCTGGAACTGCCGGAGGAGTCCAACCCGTTCCTCGGCGAACGGGGAATCCGACTCTCGCTCGACCGGCACCGCGATCTCTTCGAGACCCAACTCCGCGCGCTCTTGCGCGCCGCGGCGTCCGAGCACGGCGACGGCCTGGCGGTGATGGTTCCGCTGGTTTCGACGATCCCCGAACTCGAGGGGGCGCTCGAGGCGGTTGACGACGTCGCCGCAGACCTGGCCGACGAGGGGATCGAGCACGCCAGGCCGGAGCTGGGCGTCATGATCGAGACGCCGGCAGCCGTCCTGTGTGCGGATCAGGTCGCGGAGCGCGTCGAGTTCCTCAGCATCGGCACCAACGACCTGACGCAGTACGTCATGGCCGTGGACCGTGAGAGCGAGGCGCTCGCCGACCTCCACGACCCGCTGCACCCGCCAGTGCTCCGGGCGATCCGCCGGACGGTAGAGGCGGGGCGCGCCGAGGACGCCTGGGTCGGGATGTGCGGCGAAATGGCCGGAGACCCGGACCTGACGGAGTTGCTCGTCGGCCTCGGCCTCGACGAACTGAGCATGAGCGCGGTTACCGTCCCGGCGGTGAAGCGTCGGATCGAGGAGACCAGCACCGACGAGGCCGAGGATCTGGCCGAGCGAGCGCTCGAAGCCGAGACCCGCGACGAGGTTCGGTCGCTGCTCTGA
- the ptsH1 gene encoding phosphocarrier protein HPr, which produces MERIVTVVPEAGLHARPASRFVQTANEYDSEITLEPVDDGKSVNARSMLAVTGLNVESGEDVRLVAEGEDARAALDALAEVLSSPEDGDEGGGE; this is translated from the coding sequence ATGGAGCGTATCGTAACAGTGGTCCCTGAGGCTGGCCTGCACGCCCGTCCGGCGTCCCGGTTCGTGCAGACGGCAAACGAGTACGACAGCGAGATCACGCTAGAACCGGTCGACGACGGAAAGTCCGTCAACGCACGGAGTATGCTCGCGGTCACGGGCCTGAACGTCGAGTCCGGGGAGGACGTCCGACTCGTCGCCGAGGGGGAAGACGCCAGGGCCGCGCTTGACGCGCTGGCCGAGGTCCTCTCGTCGCCCGAAGACGGCGATGAGGGGGGCGGTGAATGA
- a CDS encoding MarR family transcriptional regulator, with protein MRFDADWMSRADDRILEHLADDGPDTPKEMADSDRVRFSRQHINARCKKLVGYGLLVHLGNGVYDITREGEHYLAGELDARDLELE; from the coding sequence ATGCGCTTTGATGCCGACTGGATGTCACGCGCCGATGATCGGATTCTCGAGCATCTCGCTGATGATGGTCCTGATACGCCCAAAGAGATGGCTGACAGCGATCGTGTGCGCTTCTCCCGCCAACACATTAACGCTCGGTGCAAAAAACTCGTCGGATATGGGCTTCTTGTTCACCTCGGGAACGGTGTCTATGATATTACTCGTGAGGGAGAACACTATCTCGCTGGCGAACTCGATGCTCGAGACCTCGAGCTCGAGTAA
- a CDS encoding IS5 family transposase — MKALPKSQILRFTEKAIHLARRAVSRYSSKFSKHRYTLPQHVVLLCLKVRKNTTYRGLLDELIEMPRIRRVLGLAELPTPSTLCKAFNRLDMAVWRVILTLSASLPPTSGVVSVDASGFDRSHASKHYTKRAELTIQQLKVTLLVDTKVNAILDLHVTTTRKHDSQIAPSLIKRNPEDIGILLGDKGYDDQKIRQLARQYEVRPLIKHREFTSLHKAWNARLDTDLYGQRSQSETVNSTLKRKYGAFVRSRRWWKQFRELTIACLIHNVDRSL; from the coding sequence ATGAAGGCCCTCCCGAAGTCGCAGATTCTCCGGTTTACTGAGAAGGCGATCCATCTGGCACGCCGAGCGGTTTCTCGATACTCCTCGAAATTTTCCAAACACCGCTACACACTCCCCCAGCACGTTGTTCTGCTGTGTCTCAAAGTTCGGAAGAACACGACCTATCGTGGCCTGCTTGACGAATTAATCGAGATGCCACGTATCCGTCGTGTTCTCGGGCTAGCTGAACTTCCTACGCCATCAACGCTCTGTAAAGCGTTCAATCGGCTTGATATGGCTGTATGGCGTGTTATATTGACTCTCTCAGCATCGCTACCTCCGACGAGCGGCGTCGTTAGCGTTGATGCGTCAGGATTCGACCGCAGTCACGCCTCAAAACACTACACAAAACGAGCTGAACTCACGATTCAGCAGCTCAAAGTGACGTTACTGGTCGATACGAAAGTGAATGCAATCCTCGATCTACACGTGACGACGACACGAAAACACGATAGCCAGATCGCCCCGTCGTTGATCAAGCGCAACCCCGAGGATATTGGCATTCTACTTGGTGACAAGGGCTACGACGACCAGAAGATCAGGCAACTTGCCCGGCAATACGAGGTTCGTCCACTGATCAAGCATCGTGAGTTCACATCGCTCCACAAGGCATGGAACGCACGCTTAGATACTGATCTCTACGGCCAGCGGAGTCAATCCGAGACTGTCAACTCAACGCTAAAGCGAAAATACGGTGCGTTTGTCCGGTCACGACGCTGGTGGAAACAGTTCCGTGAACTCACAATCGCCTGCCTCATTCACAATGTAGACCGATCACTCTGA
- a CDS encoding HalOD1 output domain-containing protein — protein MEACGLDPNSYQLYDYVDVEALEQVCTSSNGDIEIRFTVEGIRLAVTSDTVTVLSTGSDSALE, from the coding sequence TTGGAAGCATGTGGTCTTGATCCTAATTCCTACCAGCTGTACGATTACGTCGACGTTGAGGCACTCGAGCAAGTGTGTACTTCCTCGAATGGGGATATTGAAATCCGATTTACTGTTGAAGGCATTCGACTCGCTGTGACATCGGATACCGTCACCGTCCTTTCCACAGGATCTGATAGCGCGTTGGAGTAG
- the dpsA gene encoding DNA starvation/stationary phase protection protein DpsA translates to MSTQKTIRQQKGTVEENALRLESEKAEQIIDALNTDLADAYVLYHQLHKHHWNVEGAEFLELHVFLQEVYEDVEDAADDLAERLQALGGVPHANMTTLAENATVTPEDEDVYDVRTSLANDLDMMGDIIESTRQHIELADGLGDYATSEMLREQLETIEEHAHHIEHYLEDDTLVLESATN, encoded by the coding sequence ATGAGCACACAGAAAACGATTCGCCAGCAGAAAGGAACTGTCGAGGAGAACGCGCTCAGACTCGAGTCGGAAAAAGCCGAACAGATCATCGACGCGCTCAACACCGACCTCGCGGACGCGTACGTCCTCTACCACCAGCTCCACAAACACCACTGGAACGTCGAGGGAGCGGAATTCCTCGAGCTTCACGTCTTCTTGCAGGAAGTCTACGAAGACGTCGAAGACGCGGCCGACGACCTCGCCGAACGGCTCCAGGCCCTCGGCGGCGTCCCCCACGCGAACATGACGACGCTCGCGGAGAACGCAACCGTCACCCCGGAAGACGAGGACGTCTACGACGTTCGAACGTCGCTCGCGAACGACCTCGACATGATGGGCGACATCATCGAGAGCACCCGCCAGCACATCGAACTCGCGGACGGACTCGGCGACTACGCGACGAGCGAAATGCTCCGCGAACAACTCGAGACGATCGAAGAACACGCACACCACATCGAACACTACCTCGAGGACGACACGCTGGTTCTCGAGTCGGCGACAAACTAA